A window of Cytobacillus sp. FSL H8-0458 genomic DNA:
GGAATAGGGACGTTATTATTCAGCTTTGCCGGGAATGAATACATCCTTTTCGCAGCAAGGATGCTGGTTGGAATAGGTGATGCGACTATTTGGATTAATGTTGTCATCATTTTAGGCAGATGGTTTAAGGTGAATGAATTTGTGAAGCTGCTTGGCTTTGCAGGCATGTCCGGAAGCTTTGGATTTTTGCTCGCGACTGTGCCATTTTCCATTTGGATATCCATATGGGGCTGGCGCATCCCGTTTCTGGCAGTAGGCATTATTTTGACCATCCTTGCCGTATTGCTGTATATAATCTTAATCTGGCAGCCTTCGCGAATGGGCATAGAGCCTAAAAAAGCGAAAGGTAAGAAAGAGCCAAAAGAAAAAACAGCAAGCATATTAAAGAGAATTTTTTCTGACCGCCAGGCATGGGCTACGTTCTTCTGTCATTTTGGCCTGGTCGGCACTTATGTTGGTTTCATCGGGTCGTGGGCTGTTCCGTATGGCATGGATATGTATGGCCTGAGCCGTTCCGATTCCAGCCAACTTGTCATGATCGGATTGTTTGGTGCCATCATTGGTGCTCCAGTAATGAGCTTTATATCAGGCCGGATGGGCAGCATCAAACGTCCTTATCTTTTTGCCCACTCAATCGCCGTCCTTGGATGGGCAACTTTTCTGTTATTTCAGGGTAAGCCTCCATATCCGCTCCTGATTGTTCTTTTCCTGATCATGGGTTATGGGAATGGGGCGAGTACGCTAACGTTCGCGATTGTCAGAAAATCATTTGACATTCAGGATGTAGGTGTCGTTTCAGGATTTGCAAACACCGGCGGATTCTTGAGCGCAGTTCTTCTGCCATTTATATTCGGAAAAGTTTTGGATACATTTGAAGCAGGCTACCAGTATGGATTTATAATTCCGGTCATCTTTTCACTAATGGGACTGATGGGCGCAGGATTAATAAAAGAAAAAATACGCGCACGCGCTGTAAATTAGCAATAAAGTAGGCTGACAATTGTGTCAGCCTACTTTTTTATTTCATAAACGGTTTCATATTTGATTTCTTCGGATAAATGGTAAAACGGTATATCGGCAATTCCTTCCCCACTTCATAAGGGATATAGCCAAATGTCGTATAACTGTCTACAGATGCAGGCTCGAGCGAGAGGGAAAGCGGATTGGTTTGAGGCTGAGCTGTTAAAATAAATAAATTCCTTCCTGCTTCCTTCATAAAAACAGTATTTTAGATGGTGAAAAAATAGATAAAAAAATAAATTTTCAGAAAATTAGTTGATTAATTTCAAGGATTGTTTATACTAAACTTGTAACATACCGACCGGTCAGTTAGTGGAGGAGGGACAGGAATTTGGATTTCTCATACTCACCAAAAGTGCAGGAGCTCATAGAGAAATTAAATGTGTTTATGGAAGAAAACGTTTATCCGAACGAACCTTTATATGAACAGCAATTGAATGAACTGGAAAATCGATGGAGTGCTATTCCGCCGATTATGGAAGAACTGAAACGCAAGGCGAAAGCTGCTGGGTTATGGAACTTATTTTTACCGGAGAGCGAGTATGGCGCAGGACTCACGAACGTGGAATATGCCCCGCTTTGTGAGATTATGGGGCGATCAATGATTGCACCGGATATCTTCAACTGCAATGCACCTGATACCGGCAACATGGAGGTGCTTGCAAGATATGGCACCGATCGGCAGAAGAATGATTGGTTAAAGCCGCTTTTAGAAGGGGACATCCGATCCTGCTTTTCGATGACAGAGCCGGATGTGGCCTCCTCTGATGCCACAAATATTGAAGCGCGGATTGAAAAACAAGGTTCGGAGTATGTCATCAATGGACGGAAGTGGTGGTCCTCAGGTGCGGGAGATCCGAGGTGCCGGATAGCGATCGTTATGGGAAAAACAGATCCGGACGCCAGCCGTCATGAACAGCAATCTATGATTCTCGTGCCGATGGATACCCCTGGGGTAAAAATAGAGAGGATGCTTCCGGTGTTTGGCTATGATCACGCTCCACATGGCCATGCAGAAATTACATACGATAATGTCAGAGTTCCTGCTGAAAATATCATTTGGGGTGAAGGGAAAGGGTTCGCCATTGCACAGGGCAGACTTGGTCCGGGGCGCATCCATCATTGCATGAGGCTGATCGGGGCAGCAGAGCGCGCTCTTGAGGAATTATGTAAGCGTGTACAAAACCGAACTGCTTTTGGCAAAACGCTCGCAAGCCAGGGCGTCATCCGCGAATGGATAGCCGATTCCCGGATTGAAATTGAGCAGGCGAGACTATTAACGCTTAAAGCGGCACATATGATGGATGCAGCCGGCAACAAAGTGGCGAAAACAGAGATTGCTATGATCAAGGTCGTGGCGCCATCCATGGCCCTTAAGGTAATTGACCGGGCAATCCAGGCGTTTGGAGCAGCAGGAGTGAGTGAGGATGTACCGCTTGCCGCATTCTGGGCAAATGCCAGAACGCTGAGATTGGCAGACGGTCCTGATGAAGTCCACCGGGCACAGATTGCTAAGCTTGAATTGAAAAAATACCAATAGGAGCTGAAAAATCATGAAGGTAATGGAACTATTTGACCTAACCGGAAAGACGGCACTGATTACTGGAGGCGGCCGAGGGCTGGGTGCCCAGATCGCGGAAGGGTTAGCCGAGGCAGGGGCAAATGTCGTGATTTGTTCAAGAAAGGTGGAGGCATGTCAGGAAACCGCTGACCGCCTTGCAGCACTTGGTGTGAAAACATTAGCGGTTTCCTGTGACATCAGCAAACAGGAGGATGTCCGGAACGTGGTTGAAGAAACGGTTCAGGAATTTGGAACTATCGATATTCTTGTCAACAACAGCGGGGCCACCTGGGGAGCTCCAGCGGAAGAGATGCCACTTGAAGCCTGGCAAAAGGTCATCAATGTGAATGTGACAGGGACGTTTCTAATGAGCCAGGCTGCAGGCAAGGTCATGATCGAACAGGGATCCGGAAAAATCATTAATATTGCCTCTGTTGCCGGACTTGGGGGCACTGATCCCAGGGTGATGGATACAATCGGCTATAACACCAGCAAAGGGGCAATCATCACGATGACAAAGGACCTGGCTGTAAAATGGGGCAGGTATGGCATCAATGTGAATGCCATTGCACCAGGTTTTTTCCCTACAAAAATGTCATCGGCGATTATGGACCAGGGACGCAGCCCCATCCTGGAAGCAACACCGCTCAGACGCTTCGGCTCTGATGATGATTTGAAAGGCGCAGCATTGTTTCTGGCTTCCAGTGCTTCAAATTATGTGACGGGAGACGTATTAATTGTTGATGGCGGAACACATGCAATGTAAAACGGCAAATTATGTTGGAGGGATTTCAAATGAGCGATAATAAAACCTGGCATGCACACTATCCTGAATCCATTACAGCTGAAGTAACCATTCCAAGTAAGTCGATGCCTGAGATGCTTCAGGAAGTGACAGCGATGTATCCGCAGAATATGGCACTATCTTTTTATGGACAAAAGATGAATTACGCGGAACTTCAAAAAGCAGTCTATGGATTTGCCGCATCCCTGCAGAAAAATGGTGTACAAAAAGGCGACCGTGTTGCCATTATGCTGCCCAATTGCCCGCAATATGTGATTGCTTATTATGGAATACTTGCTGCAGGCGCGATTGTGACTCAAGTAAACCCGATGCTGGTTGAGCGCGAGTTAGAGCATATCATGAATGACTCTGGTTCTGAAACTCTTGTTGTGTTTGATGCCCTGTATCCCCGGGTCAAGGGTGTTCAAGGCAGAACAAAGGTTAGAAATATAGTCATTGTCAGTCTGCAGCCAACAGAAGCCGATTTTTCACCTGACAAAACATTCGAAGGTTTTATACAGGAAGGCAGTGGACAATACACCCCGGTCAACATTGAGCCCCAGCAGGATATTGCCGTTCTTCAATATACGGGCGGAACAACAGGACGGTCAAAAGGTGCCATGCTGACACATTCCAATGTTCTCGCAAATGTGGTACAGTCCTATGAATTTTTTAAAGAAAGAACGGAAATAGGCGGGGAAAAATTCCTAACCGTCATTCCGCTGTTCCATGTTTTTGGCATGACTGCCTGCATGAACTTTGCCATATATACGGCCAATGAATCGATTTTATTGCCTCGCTTTGATGTGGAGGAAGTGTTAAATACAATTAAAAATGATCAGCCATCTGTATTTCCTGGTGTTCCAACCATGTATGTGGCGATCACCAATCATCCGCATGCAGAGGAATATGGCATTGACAGCATTGAAACCTGCAATAGCGGAAGCGCGCCTATGCCTGTCGAACTGCTGCGGGATTTTGAAAAAAAGACGGGAGCAAAAATTCTCGAAGGTTATGGTTTATCAGAAGCTTCCCCGGTAACACACTGCAATCCGCCTTTTTCAGAAAGAAAGCCTGGAAGCGTTGGAATCGGCTTTCCTTCAACTGATTATAAAGTAGTCGATCTGGCCACAGGTATTGAAGAGGTCCAGCATGGAGAATTGGGTGAGGTCATCATCAAGGGCCCGCAGATTATGAAAGGCTATTGGAATATGCCTGAGGAGACGGCTGTTACATTACGGGATGGATGGCTTTACACCGGTGATATTGCGAGAATGGACGAAGATGGCTTTCTATACATTGTCGACCGCAAGAAAGACCTGATCATTGCCAGCGGCTATAATATTTATCCGCGTGATATTGAGGAAGTGCTCTATGAGCATCCTGCAGTTCAGGAGGCTGTCGTCATTGGTGTCCCGGATCCTTACCGGGGTGAAACAGTTAAAGCTTTCGTCGTGCTGAAAGCCGGTAAAACGGCGACCCAAGAAGAAATCATTTCATACTGCAGGCAGAACCTGGCTGCCTATAAAATTCCATCGGCCGTAGAATTCCGCCAGGAGCTTCCAAAGACCAATGTCGGAAAAATCCTTCGAAGAGCTCTGAGGGATGAAGTCCGGAGTTAATCGTTTTGTGATATAATGCTGTCGATATTTCTAACAGAAGCGGGGACTGACATTGAAAGAAAAAATTACTGAAAAGAGCATCCGGCTATTTGATCAGAAAGGTTTCAGCGAAACATCAATTCAGGATATCGTCGACAGCCTCGGTGTCACGAAAGGCACGTTTTATTACTATTTCTCGAGCAAAGAACAACTGCTGATGGACATCCATCTTCGCTACATAGATGACATGCTGGCCAATCAGCATCAAATTCTCGGGGATGAGTCAAAATCATGCAAAGACAAACTCCTTTTGATTGTTCAAATGCTGCTGGGCAATATCAAAACCCAGGGAGCGAGTGCGAAAGTCTTTTTCAGGGAAATGCGAAACCTTAGTGAAGAAAGCTTATCGGAAATCATTCCAAAAAGGGATCAGTTCAGGCTGAATATCGAAAAATTAATAGAAGAAGGCAAGCAGAACGGAGAGTTCCGTGCAAACCTCAACTCTCCGATTATCGCCTTTGGCATCTTAGGCGTCACCAACTGGAGCTACCAGTGGTTCAATCCGGAGGGAAGCATATCCGACCGGGAAGTGGCAGAGATCTTTACGGAAATGATATTGAAGGGGATAGAGATGTAAATAAGAGAGGAAGCTCCTCTCTAACTAGTAACATACCAACTGGTCAGTATAAGGAGGATTAACGATGAATGCAAAAGATGTTAAGCAAATTACCGTTATAGGTGCCGGACAGATGGGCCACCAGATCGGAATGCTCTGTGCTCTGGGAGGCTATGAGACGATTATCCAGGATCTGAGCGAAACCGCATTGCAGGATGCCGATGCTAAGCTGCATATGATTATGTCTAAATGGGTTGCCAAGGGGAAGCTGGCTGAAGATGCGAAAGCCGCTGCTTTCGGA
This region includes:
- a CDS encoding acyl-CoA dehydrogenase; amino-acid sequence: MDFSYSPKVQELIEKLNVFMEENVYPNEPLYEQQLNELENRWSAIPPIMEELKRKAKAAGLWNLFLPESEYGAGLTNVEYAPLCEIMGRSMIAPDIFNCNAPDTGNMEVLARYGTDRQKNDWLKPLLEGDIRSCFSMTEPDVASSDATNIEARIEKQGSEYVINGRKWWSSGAGDPRCRIAIVMGKTDPDASRHEQQSMILVPMDTPGVKIERMLPVFGYDHAPHGHAEITYDNVRVPAENIIWGEGKGFAIAQGRLGPGRIHHCMRLIGAAERALEELCKRVQNRTAFGKTLASQGVIREWIADSRIEIEQARLLTLKAAHMMDAAGNKVAKTEIAMIKVVAPSMALKVIDRAIQAFGAAGVSEDVPLAAFWANARTLRLADGPDEVHRAQIAKLELKKYQ
- a CDS encoding MFS transporter, encoding MEKHNSKYRWLVFGAVLFSYFLIVSQRTAPGLITDQLMKEFGVTAAAIGLLTSIQFFAYASLQVPIGILSDRFGPNVFLIAGTLLNGIGTLLFSFAGNEYILFAARMLVGIGDATIWINVVIILGRWFKVNEFVKLLGFAGMSGSFGFLLATVPFSIWISIWGWRIPFLAVGIILTILAVLLYIILIWQPSRMGIEPKKAKGKKEPKEKTASILKRIFSDRQAWATFFCHFGLVGTYVGFIGSWAVPYGMDMYGLSRSDSSQLVMIGLFGAIIGAPVMSFISGRMGSIKRPYLFAHSIAVLGWATFLLFQGKPPYPLLIVLFLIMGYGNGASTLTFAIVRKSFDIQDVGVVSGFANTGGFLSAVLLPFIFGKVLDTFEAGYQYGFIIPVIFSLMGLMGAGLIKEKIRARAVN
- a CDS encoding long-chain-fatty-acid--CoA ligase, with the translated sequence MSDNKTWHAHYPESITAEVTIPSKSMPEMLQEVTAMYPQNMALSFYGQKMNYAELQKAVYGFAASLQKNGVQKGDRVAIMLPNCPQYVIAYYGILAAGAIVTQVNPMLVERELEHIMNDSGSETLVVFDALYPRVKGVQGRTKVRNIVIVSLQPTEADFSPDKTFEGFIQEGSGQYTPVNIEPQQDIAVLQYTGGTTGRSKGAMLTHSNVLANVVQSYEFFKERTEIGGEKFLTVIPLFHVFGMTACMNFAIYTANESILLPRFDVEEVLNTIKNDQPSVFPGVPTMYVAITNHPHAEEYGIDSIETCNSGSAPMPVELLRDFEKKTGAKILEGYGLSEASPVTHCNPPFSERKPGSVGIGFPSTDYKVVDLATGIEEVQHGELGEVIIKGPQIMKGYWNMPEETAVTLRDGWLYTGDIARMDEDGFLYIVDRKKDLIIASGYNIYPRDIEEVLYEHPAVQEAVVIGVPDPYRGETVKAFVVLKAGKTATQEEIISYCRQNLAAYKIPSAVEFRQELPKTNVGKILRRALRDEVRS
- a CDS encoding SDR family oxidoreductase, translated to MKVMELFDLTGKTALITGGGRGLGAQIAEGLAEAGANVVICSRKVEACQETADRLAALGVKTLAVSCDISKQEDVRNVVEETVQEFGTIDILVNNSGATWGAPAEEMPLEAWQKVINVNVTGTFLMSQAAGKVMIEQGSGKIINIASVAGLGGTDPRVMDTIGYNTSKGAIITMTKDLAVKWGRYGINVNAIAPGFFPTKMSSAIMDQGRSPILEATPLRRFGSDDDLKGAALFLASSASNYVTGDVLIVDGGTHAM
- a CDS encoding TetR/AcrR family transcriptional regulator, with product MKEKITEKSIRLFDQKGFSETSIQDIVDSLGVTKGTFYYYFSSKEQLLMDIHLRYIDDMLANQHQILGDESKSCKDKLLLIVQMLLGNIKTQGASAKVFFREMRNLSEESLSEIIPKRDQFRLNIEKLIEEGKQNGEFRANLNSPIIAFGILGVTNWSYQWFNPEGSISDREVAEIFTEMILKGIEM